Proteins encoded together in one Pongo abelii isolate AG06213 chromosome 8, NHGRI_mPonAbe1-v2.0_pri, whole genome shotgun sequence window:
- the LRRC18 gene encoding leucine-rich repeat-containing protein 18 isoform X2 has product MVKGKKGPKGKKITLKVAKNCIKITFDGKKRLDLSKMGITTFPKCILRLSDVDELDLSRNLIRKIPDSISKFQNLRWLDLHSNYIDKLPESIGQMTSLLYLNVSNNRLTSNGLPVELKQLKNIRTVNLGLNHLDSVPTTLGALKELHEVGLHDNLLNNIPMSISKLPKLKKLNIKRNPFPKPDESEMFIDSIRRLENLYLVEEKDLCVACLRKCQNARDKLNRIKNMATTTPRKTIFPNLISPNSTAKDSWEDWR; this is encoded by the coding sequence ATGGTTAAGGGTAAGAAAGGCCCCAAGGGCAAGAAGATCACCCTCAAGGTGGCCAAGAATTGCATCAAAATCACTTTTGATGGGAAAAAGCGCCTTGACTTGAGCAAGATGGGAATTACCACCTTCCCCAAGTGTATTCTGCGCCTCAGTGACGTGGACGAGCTGGACCTTAGCCGGAATCTGATCAGGAAGATCCCTGACTCCATCTCCAAGTTCCAGAACCTCCGGTGGCTAGACCTGCACAGCAACTACATAGACAAGCTGCCTGAGTCCATTGGCCAGATGACCAGCCTGCTCTACCTCAATGTCAGCAACAACAGGCTGACAAGCAACGGGCTGCCCGTGGAGCTGAAGCAACTCAAGAACATCCGCACTGTGAACCTAGGCTTGAACCACCTGGACAGTGTGCCCACCACACTGGGGGCCCTGAAGGAGCTCCACGAGGTAGGGCTCCATGACAACCTACTGAACAACATCCCCATGAGCATCTCCAAGCTCCCCAAGCTGAAAAAGCTCAACATAAAGCGGAACCCCTTTCCAAAGCCAGATGAGTCAGAAATGTTCATAGACTCCATCAGGAGGCTGGAGAACTTGTATCTTGTGGAGGAGAAGGATCTGTGTGTGGCTTGCCTGAGAAAATGCCAAAACGCCCGGGACAAGCTGAATAGAATCAAGAACATGGCCACGACGACACCGAGAAAGACCATCTTTCCCAATCTGATCTCACCCAATTCCACGGCCAAGGACTCCTGGGAAGACTGGAGGTGA
- the LRRC18 gene encoding leucine-rich repeat-containing protein 18 isoform X1, with product MVKGKKGPKGKKITLKVAKNCIKITFDGKKRLDLSKMGITTFPKCILRLSDVDELDLSRNLIRKIPDSISKFQNLRWLDLHSNYIDKLPESIGQMTSLLYLNVSNNRLTSNGLPVELKQLKNIRTVNLGLNHLDSVPTTLGALKELHEVGLHDNLLNNIPMSISKLPKLKKLNIKRNPFPKPDESEMFIDSIRRLENLYLVEEKDLCVACLRKCQNARDKLNRIKNMATTTPRKTIFPNLISPNSTAKDSWEDWRIRSTSS from the coding sequence ATGGTTAAGGGTAAGAAAGGCCCCAAGGGCAAGAAGATCACCCTCAAGGTGGCCAAGAATTGCATCAAAATCACTTTTGATGGGAAAAAGCGCCTTGACTTGAGCAAGATGGGAATTACCACCTTCCCCAAGTGTATTCTGCGCCTCAGTGACGTGGACGAGCTGGACCTTAGCCGGAATCTGATCAGGAAGATCCCTGACTCCATCTCCAAGTTCCAGAACCTCCGGTGGCTAGACCTGCACAGCAACTACATAGACAAGCTGCCTGAGTCCATTGGCCAGATGACCAGCCTGCTCTACCTCAATGTCAGCAACAACAGGCTGACAAGCAACGGGCTGCCCGTGGAGCTGAAGCAACTCAAGAACATCCGCACTGTGAACCTAGGCTTGAACCACCTGGACAGTGTGCCCACCACACTGGGGGCCCTGAAGGAGCTCCACGAGGTAGGGCTCCATGACAACCTACTGAACAACATCCCCATGAGCATCTCCAAGCTCCCCAAGCTGAAAAAGCTCAACATAAAGCGGAACCCCTTTCCAAAGCCAGATGAGTCAGAAATGTTCATAGACTCCATCAGGAGGCTGGAGAACTTGTATCTTGTGGAGGAGAAGGATCTGTGTGTGGCTTGCCTGAGAAAATGCCAAAACGCCCGGGACAAGCTGAATAGAATCAAGAACATGGCCACGACGACACCGAGAAAGACCATCTTTCCCAATCTGATCTCACCCAATTCCACGGCCAAGGACTCCTGGGAAGACTGGAG